One window of the Alligator mississippiensis isolate rAllMis1 chromosome 5, rAllMis1, whole genome shotgun sequence genome contains the following:
- the UBE2S gene encoding ubiquitin-conjugating enzyme E2 S yields the protein MNSNVENLPPHVIRLVYKEVSTLTSDPPEGIKVFPNEEDITDVQVTIEGPEGTPYAGGVFRMKLILGKDFPAAPPKGYFLTKIFHPNVGANGEICVNVLKKDWKAELGIRHVLLTIKCLLIHPNPESALNEEAGRLLLENYDEYAARARLLTEIHAQVCSARRDPADPCSSASALGGAPTPTSADGPMAKKHAGDRDKKLVAKKKTEKKRALRRL from the exons ATG AACTCAAATGTGGAAAACCTGCCGCCCCATGTCATCCGCCTGGTCTATAAAGAGGTTTCCACGCTGACATCAGACCCACCTGAGGGCATCAAGGTCTTTCCCAATGAGGAGGACATCACAGATGTCCAGGTCACCATCGAAGGGCCTG AGGGGACCCCATATGCTGGCGGTGTGTTCCGCATGAAGCTGATCCTGGGGAAGgacttccctgctgcaccacccaAGGGCTACTTCCTCACCAAAATCTTCCACCCCAATGTTGGTGCCAACGGTGAGATCTGCGTTAATGTCCTCAAGAAGGACTGGAAAGCCGAGCTGGGTATCCGGCACgtactgctg ACCATCAAGTGCTTGCTGATCCACCCCAACCCTGAGTCAGCGCTCAATGAGGAGGCAGGGCGCCTCCTGCTGGAGAACTATGATGAATATGCAGCTCGTGCCCGCCTGCTCACAGAGATCCATGCCCAAGTGTGCAGTGCCCGGCGTGaccctgctgacccctgttcctctgccagtgccctgggTGGTGCCCCCACCCCTACATCTGCGGACGGGCCCATGGCGAAGAAGCACGCTGGTGACCGTGACAAGAAGCTGGTGGCCAAGAAGAAGACGGAGAAGAAACGGGCACTGCGGCGGCTCTAG
- the SHISA7 gene encoding protein shisa-7, protein MYHMFTVLLWTVLDVLSSWPALAVVQAPRPSNHSRSLPSLLAHLRRLVGANGTGVGAAGSSAGGRTAETCQGYYDVMGQYDAAFNCTTGGFLYCCGTCHYRFCCEHRTQRLEQAHCTNIETPFWAHTQASTTVSPGWGDPGNLRPHRFPANSTVYVICGVISFTLAVGVGIKVAFSKASRRPRGREINVPRALVDILRHQAGTSSRSERSNSTTLNTGVQDNGPARPPKNLYSTVKPCKSNHDNLHHNYIHVNMGSPKHHAATLDWRATPTPTPSMKYSSLTCSRSFHNLSHLPPSYETAVKSELNRYSSLKRLAEKDMDDFYLKRRHLAELTRGTLPLHAMKMNYAQEDYTEKCPNPRRVMSQEHILSDSYRPTHYDYTIPRERVISHERLLSREALHSQEPLLSPERLHQQTGPFQELRLGHQKALSQTNVCASSTPMLDRHQMIKMNSHPTSNNSPKTTWDVGSNHTANRRQGFGAKRQSTIEQLQFIPGHHPSQHLRTGSKNEVTV, encoded by the exons ATGTACCACATGTTCACAGTGCTGCTGTGGACGGTGCTGGACGTTCTGAGCTCCTGGCCAGCACTGGCTGTGGTGCAggccccccgcccctccaaccACAGCcggagcctgcccagcctgctggcccACCTGCGGCGCCTGGTGGGGGCGAATGGCAcaggtgtgggggcagcagggtcgAGTGCAGGGGGCCGGACAGCTGAAACGTGCCAGGGCTACTATGATGTGATGGGGCAGTATGATGCTGCTTTCAACTGCACCACGGGAGGCTTTCTGTACTGTTGTGGCACCTGCCACTATCGCTTCTGCTGTGAGCACCGCACACAGCGCCTAGAGCAAGCCCATTGCACCAACATCGAAACACCCTTCTGGGCCCATACCCAGGCCTCCACCACAGTCAGCCCTGGCTGGGGGGACCCTGGCAACTTGCGCCCCCACCGGTTCCCAGCCAACAGCACCGTCTATGTCATCTGTGGTGTCATCAGCTTCACCCTGGCTGTGGGCGTGGGCATCAAGGTGGCCTTCAGCAAAGCATCCCGCAGGCCCCGTGGACGGGAGATCAATGTGCCCAG GGCGCTGGTGGACATCCTCAGGCACCAGGCAGGGACCAGCTCACGGTCTGAGCGCAGCAACAGCACGACACTCAACACAGGGGTCCAGGACAatggcccagcccggccccccaAGAACCTGTACAGCACGGTCAAGCCCTGCAAGAGCAACCACG ATAACCTGCACCACAACTACATTCATGTCAACATGGGTAGCCCCAAGCATCATGCTGCCACCCTGG ACTGGCGGGCAACTCCCACGCCAACGCCCTCCATGAAGTACAGCTCACTCACCTGCTCACGTTCCTTCCACAATCTCTCGCACCTGCCCCCATCCTATGAGACAGCAGTCAAGTCAGAGCTCAACCGCTACTCCTCGCTCAAGCGCCTGG CTGAGAAGGACATGGACGACTTCTACTTGAAGCGGAGGCACCTAGCAGAACTGACCCGTGGGACCCTGCCGCTACATGCCATGAAGATGAACTATGCCCAAGAGGACTATACAGAGAAGTGCCCCAACCCACGACGTGTCATGTCACAAGAGCATATCCTGTCAGACAGCTACCGCCCTACACACTATGACTACACCATCCCCCGTGAGCGTGTCATCTCCCACGAGCGCCTGCTCTCCCGTGAGGCCCTCCACTCCCAAGAACCCCTGCTTTCCCCTGAGCGTCTCCATCAGCAGACCGGGCCCTTCCAGGAGCTGCGGTTGGGCCACCAAAAAGCCCTGTCCCAGACAAATGtctgtgccagcagcacacccATGCTTGACCGGCACCAGATGATCAAAATGAACTCCCATCCAACCTCCAACAATTCCCCCAAGACCACCTGGGATGTAGGCAGCAACCACACAGCCAACCGGCGCCAGGGCTTTGGTGCCAAGCGCCAGAGCACCATTGAGCAGCTCCAGTTCATTCCTGGGCACCACCCAAGCCAGCACCTTCGCACTGGGAGCAAGAATGAGGTCACTGTGTGA